The window aaaggttttcacattcAAGAACAGAGACAGGGACCTGAAAATACTGCACTGCTTCTATCAATAATTCTATGAAGTTCTGTAAGGAACAGCAGAGTTCTATAAAGTGCATACCGCTTGTTTAAACTCAAAGTTATCAGCTGGCAGACCAGCATTCTGTGCTGCTTCGCGAGCATATTTCTCCATCTTGGGGTTTGGATCCACACCATAAACCTTCATACCTTCTTCCCCAGCGTAATATTTAAGGTTAGGACCCGCGCCAATTCCGATCTCCAGGACTTTCTGGGCCTTCCCTCTTAAAGTGGCAAACATCTGGGACTTGTAATCTGCAATCTAAGTATGAAAGATTgcaaaaaaacatagaaaacaATGTTAGCGACTCACAGACTCTAATCAATTGTAACGTAAGTTAGCTCCAACCTCCGCTTCGTACAATTTCATGCCATTAGCTAGAACAGACGCGTAGAAATCCTCGTACCAATCTGGCTTAGGAGGATGAACTTTGTTCAATATAGTCTACACACAACAAAACTGATGAACTTTACCATCTGGGTTTTAGTAGGAAACTGGATAAGGAGAAAACCCCATCAGTGTgcttagaaagaaaatacgtACTGTGTAATCAGAGGATGAATTAGAAGAAGCCATTGAAGAACTTAGAGGGAACAGAGAAGTCGCTGCTGCTTCAATGAAAAGCCTCCTTCCGCATATGCAAGAACAATGGTTGTGGCAAAACAAGCGTGGGAATGGTGATAGTGGCTTCGGATTGGCTCCATTTGGCGCTTCTTGACTGCTCTGGCGCGCACAGTTGGAGGGCGATGGTCTTATTGGCGTGGCTTGTTGAGGCGCATTGCGTTTGGAGAAGATGATTGAGCTTGGTGGAGAAGCGTAAAGGATCATGTTGCTTTGTGTGTGTGATTGCAGAGATATTTGTCGTCGTTATTAAAAAAGGTAACCACACGATTCGTGAATCAATCTAAGCATAAACCACTTGTTATCTTCTCAATTCTTATTCCAATTTTACTGGACAGACAAGAAATTAGTACAACTAACCCTTGAACGTTCAAGGCTCGGCCAGTTCTAAAATTATCCTTAACCAATTATCTTTCGATCGTAAAAGAATCGGATGGTGATAATCACTACTTAACTCAAAAGTTTTAGAACGTGCACGAAATGCAAAATAGGAAACCTAGAGGTATAAATTCTGCATTATAACAGAAGGTATATTGGTGTATAACATGTGGTATTGAATGCCCTTGAGCCAGCAAAAGCTAGCTATAAGACTAAATAATTCTCGAATGCAATCTAAGGATTGAATTCA is drawn from Cucurbita pepo subsp. pepo cultivar mu-cu-16 chromosome LG09, ASM280686v2, whole genome shotgun sequence and contains these coding sequences:
- the LOC111802731 gene encoding methyltransferase-like protein 7A isoform X2; its protein translation is MILYASPPSSIIFSKRNAPQQATPIRPSPSNCARQSSQEAPNGANPKPLSPFPRLFCHNHCSCICGRRLFIEAAATSLFPLSSSMASSNSSSDYTTILNKVHPPKPDWYEDFYASVLANGMKLYEAEIADYKSQMFATLRGKAQKVLEIGIGAGPNLKYYAGEEGMKVYGVDPNPKMEKYAREAAQNAGLPADNFEFKQAVGEAIPLPDASVDVVVGTLVLCSVSNVDMTLKEVKRVLRPNGLYIFVEHVAAEGTVLRFVQDVLDPLQQLVSDGCHLTRRTGQSISEAGFSNVDLNMASFSNAAFINPQVYGVAHR
- the LOC111802731 gene encoding methyltransferase-like protein 7A isoform X1, translated to MILYASPPSSIIFSKRNAPQQATPIRPSPSNCARQSSQEAPNGANPKPLSPFPRLFCHNHCSCICGRRLFIEAAATSLFPLSSSMASSNSSSDYTTILNKVHPPKPDWYEDFYASVLANGMKLYEAEIADYKSQMFATLRGKAQKVLEIGIGAGPNLKYYAGEEGMKVYGVDPNPKMEKYAREAAQNAGLPADNFEFKQAVGEAIPLPDASVDVVVGTLVLCSVSNVDMTLKEVKRVLRPNGLYIFVEHVAAEEGTVLRFVQDVLDPLQQLVSDGCHLTRRTGQSISEAGFSNVDLNMASFSNAAFINPQVYGVAHR